A section of the Anabaena cylindrica PCC 7122 genome encodes:
- a CDS encoding hemerythrin domain-containing protein → MVMTLDDTKRNAIAVKLADMKLLQQLCIDNEELFLRECSDGEITDSIRRMLDDDRKNQGILDTVVVQYGIQKDADSTVQQMVQSIRKLMEGSELSFFEKVFQHELLKHQQVMNGLTIHKAAQIVGADVMAAIGPLNTINFENRAHQEQLKGVLEILGVRELTGQDADQGIWSRVQDAIAAISGAVGSAVTQSSDKQDMNIQDVLRMDHNKVNILFTELIQSDDPRKIQEYFGQIYKDLCAHAAAEEEIVYPRVRPFYGEANTQELYDEQARWGPVFEQLRAISPSTPEFKDRIKKIWDEIGDHIRQEESTMFASIRNNMSSQESEELATQFKAAKGRIQEQMGETKTEANV, encoded by the coding sequence ATGGTAATGACTTTAGATGATACCAAACGGAATGCTATTGCAGTAAAATTGGCAGATATGAAATTGCTGCAACAGCTATGTATTGATAATGAAGAACTCTTTTTGAGAGAATGCTCGGATGGAGAAATAACCGATAGTATTCGCCGGATGCTTGATGATGACCGCAAAAATCAAGGTATTCTCGATACTGTTGTGGTTCAATATGGCATCCAAAAAGATGCGGACTCAACTGTGCAACAAATGGTGCAATCAATTCGCAAATTAATGGAAGGTAGTGAATTAAGTTTTTTTGAAAAAGTATTTCAGCATGAGTTGTTGAAGCATCAACAAGTGATGAATGGGCTTACAATTCATAAAGCTGCGCAGATAGTTGGTGCAGATGTCATGGCAGCAATCGGCCCTTTAAATACTATCAATTTTGAAAATCGCGCTCATCAAGAACAATTGAAAGGAGTTCTAGAAATATTGGGTGTGCGGGAACTAACTGGACAAGATGCTGATCAGGGGATTTGGTCGCGTGTGCAAGATGCGATCGCTGCTATTAGTGGTGCAGTGGGTAGTGCTGTTACCCAATCTTCTGATAAACAGGATATGAATATCCAAGATGTTCTGCGTATGGATCACAATAAAGTAAATATCTTGTTTACAGAATTAATACAAAGCGATGATCCTCGAAAAATACAAGAATATTTTGGACAAATTTATAAAGATCTCTGCGCCCATGCAGCAGCTGAAGAGGAAATTGTCTATCCCAGAGTACGTCCTTTTTACGGTGAAGCCAATACTCAAGAATTATATGACGAACAAGCTCGCTGGGGTCCAGTATTTGAGCAATTGAGAGCTATTAGCCCTTCTACACCTGAATTTAAAGACAGAATTAAAAAAATATGGGATGAAATTGGCGACCATATTCGACAAGAAGAAAGCACAATGTTTGCTTCTATTCGGAACAATATGAGTAGTCAAGAAAGCGAGGAATTAGCTACTCAGTTCAAAGCTGCAAAAGGTAGGATTCAAGAGCAAATGGGAGAAACTAAAACAGAGGCAAATGTTTAG